In Scomber japonicus isolate fScoJap1 chromosome 20, fScoJap1.pri, whole genome shotgun sequence, the genomic window atatatatcatttatatatttaggaccttattctatttttatttgctgtttttatttgctgtttgttATGTATGAATGCACTGTCAGGATTGCTATTTATAAAGGAATTCTATTTTAatgtaatctaatctaatttacATTTCTATGACTGATGTTTGTCgacaaacaaaccaaataatTAGGAAAAATTGCAATGAATTACagcagatatttatttattgttatattcTGACATAATTttactttaatcattttttacctaataaaaaaaaaattaactgatGATGGCTTTGCAgttttcaaatttaaaatgcatCTAACTATAAAGTCTGTTATGGTTAATTGCATTATGGTAATGTATGCTGATGTTTTTCTCCATATGCAAACACAACTGAATCATTCTAAATCAATCTGGATTGTAGCAattaagcattttttttctcacactcTTAATCAGCTATTAGTGGTCTTAagttaataaatcaaattaGTGGATGCTTGTATGATAATGCTCTGTCTGACACAACTTTCTGTTTGATGTGAGCTAGTGCGGAGCGCCACCCTATGGATACATCCAGCACATCAACAAGTTATGCTTGattctcactcattttctcttgCAGCAAATGATTATAGTTTGAGATATGTATGACTTTAAAAAGATCATAATTTGTATTACAATTTATCAAAAGGTTTGAGTGATGAATGATGTGACTGATGTAAAACAAGTGACCAGTTATGTTTGTGCACCACCATGCATTTTACTGCTGAAAATAGGTTGTAGGCTACCAAGATACTGATCGCCCCAAACACTTCTGCTTTCCCTATTTGCAACCTAATGATCAAGAAGCTCTTTTTGCAACATTACAACAAAGACTTGTGGTCTTCTAAGAGGAACAACTGAAGGGCCTTaacataaaacaacactgaatctaagaaagacaaacacatatatTGATATCAGTGGAGCACAGCTTGCTAAAGCCTCATCCTTGTCTGCATTTAACTCCACACTAAGTCAGTCATCATCTACCACCATCACGTTCCCATTCAGCTCATACTCAATAGTGCCCCAGTCGAAGATGTTACCTTTAGGGACCTTGTGCCCGTAGTGCCAGGCCTGAATCATGCTCCTAGAGAGCACAAAGTCCCACATATTCAGATCCGTCACCTCCCCAACAAAGCTCTGCACAGCCTCTAAGCCCCCGAGGTGTTTGTCTGGGTCTTGTCCCAAGATGATGGAGCCATTTGGACGGATGGAGTGCCCAGGTTTGTAGACCTGGTAGGTGCTGCGCTTCCCTTCCACCCAAAAAGCAGCGAGGCCAGTGCGAGACTCCCAGGTCAGGCAGAGGCTGGTGCGGAAGGTGGTAAGAGGTGGCAGGTGGAAGAAGGTACCGTCACCGCTCATATAAAAGGAGACACGTCCATCCTTCTCACGCCACACGTTGAGTTCGTCATAGTCAGCTGTGCGGTAGGCGAACAAGATGATCTGTCGTTCTTCTGGCAGCTCAGTGGCCACACGCATGCAGAGGGTGAAGGCCCTCAGCCCCATCTCCTTCTGTGGGATCAGGGCCACGAAACTGAAGTCTGTCTCATATGGGAAGACTAGGACTTTGTCAGTTAAACCCGCTGGGGCAAAACAGAAAGGAATAACAGAATTAATAAGACTTTAACTCTTATCAGTGTGTGACCAACAAAGCTATACTTCTGAAGATGGCATTTATGCATAAATCTAAGTACAATTATATATTCTGTTCTTAAAACCATACCTTGTGCAGAGAAAGTCAAAGACAAACCAAAGACACCAAGCAGTACCATAGCAAACATGTCACTATTGACcccctgcaaacacacacagacatccatGGTCAGCCATAATCTGATAACAGGGATAACAGGCTGACGACTTTACACTGAAGTCAGATACCAAATTATCTAAAAAGTTACAAGGAAGcaaaaaacagcttttcttaCCATTTTGATGTATCTTTGTTGTTCTTCTGTGTTGTTAAGTCGGGTCCAGTAACGTCCTCGTGCTCAGTCCCCTTCCCTCCTAGCACAGGCCATGACGTCAGCTCTTTAGCGGATGCTCTGACAATAGGCCTGGTGTGTGAGAGTTGGGTGACAATGTACTGTCCGTGTGATTGATATGCGCGTGAGCACACAAACTTGCTTCACCTATTTGTGTCTGTATCACATGATAGACCAGCCTACAGTGATTACAGCAGGGCAAATGATTTAAAGCAAGCAGGTGTTTGTGGcaatttttttcactttctatAATTCAAAACCTCTAGTTTTATATCTATGACATTACACACAGTCAAGTAGAGTTTTAGGCTGTGATCTGACTGGTTTTGTAGTCAGTATGTTTTACTGGGAATCTCAgggggtcagttcacccaaatgaattaaagatgttgttttatttcactgGCAGGCTAATGGTATCAAGACATGCAGATAGTTTCAGGTTTTATATGCCAGTGTGTATATCTTTTATGCTAAAGAGGAAAACTGCATTTCCTAAAACCTTGAGACACTAAGTTGCTACTGATACTGATTTGGTTGTGAATCtgacaaaataatagaaatcTCTCACCTACACTGGCTCTGCAGTGGATCACAATTTCAAAGGAAACtacacaaatcaaatcaattttAATACAGAAGTGACAGATTAAATGTTTTGGCAATATCCCCAAGAGTCCCAACTCAActgcaaacaaaagaaaatgatgcACATGAAAGTGAACTTCAACCCAAGATGACCTGAATATGATCCAGAGCTTTTCCctcattattttcacatttacactCTAAAGGTATTCACTGTTTAATTAACATCTTGTCTGATGTCCATAGTCTAAACTATCTTTACTTACTTTTGTAGGGTTTTATTTATGGTTTAtctatttatgatttatttatattccaATAGAGACACTTTTAGAGATATTACTAAAATCATTTAACCATTTTGTAACTTTACTATTTTAATGTGGATTGACATTTGATATGTGAAAAGATTTGACATGACTTAGCGAGTagtacttatatatatattttttttacaggtcaCTGGTTTCTACCTTTTTGAAATGCTGATTGGTTATTACTATAATTAATACCAGATTACCTCGCTAGGTGTAAATCCAACTAGAATGCAGTTTAGAGATGTTGGTTGATTAGACTGCTAGCTGCTGCTCTAGCATCCATAGCTTTGATGTTGCAGCACCACCTACTGATGAAGTTGTACAAAACCTGTTTGTGTTAGACAGACAATGGCCTGTCTAAACCTGTTCCATGTCCAAATGGGGGGAATTTAGATATGGAAAGCTTCTGATTTCCAGGAATTTAGATATGGAAAGCTTCTGATTTCCAGGAATTTAGATATGGAAAGCTTCTGATTTCCAGACTACAGTAAAGTCAAAACCATTTTCAaacaaccactcaaagcataGTTAATAGTGACAAGACAACTGTAATAACTGTAATGCTTTCTAGCAATGGTGTTGGTGACAGTATTTATATAACCCTCCAGTGTCTCCTGCTGCTCTCAGCTCTATTCATATGGAAATATTTCACATATATAAGATTTTATGAAGGCTATTTGCACACATAGCTTTGCATGGTAGAGAGTTGTTCCCCAGAGTgatggagggagaaggaggctgttggggtttttttcacaatgtagtttctgtctttcttttagTGCTGTTTCATCACTCTGAGTCCATTTCATTTGTGCTGCTTGTCTTTTTCATAACAAgttgtacattttaaatttcagtgAAGTGCTATCTCTTCCCTGAAATCATGcactataaaaacaaacaaacacaaatcccAGAAACATTATGGTCCAACAGTCTGTCACAGGTGATTCAGTAAGTCATAAGGGAGAAACATGACtcataaattattacattacattggcACTGGAAATGTGTGATAGTCTTTAAATCAACATTCTTATCGTGGCATCTCCATTATAGAACAATTCAAATCCAACATCCAATAATGA contains:
- the crp1 gene encoding pentraxin fusion protein, with protein sequence MTLNTKPGQHKDFREPITPCLDMYFTQVGKNHTRLDYQTGAMYLSLPLLPTSYLCCETSRSKQQQETLEGYINTVTNTIARKHYSYYSCLVTINYALSGSGLTDKVLVFPYETDFSFVALIPQKEMGLRAFTLCMRVATELPEERQIILFAYRTADYDELNVWREKDGRVSFYMSGDGTFFHLPPLTTFRTSLCLTWESRTGLAAFWVEGKRSTYQVYKPGHSIRPNGSIILGQDPDKHLGGLEAVQSFVGEVTDLNMWDFVLSRSMIQAWHYGHKVPKGNIFDWGTIEYELNGNVMVVDDD